GTGACGCTGAGCTATCGGGACGCGCTGAATTACACGTCGCAGGTGGCCTTTGAGATGGGCAAAAGCTCGAATCAGGCCAAAATTCAGAAGGAGGTCTACGCCACCCTCCGCGAACGTTTCGGGCTGGGCGCTCAGATGGCCTGCTCTGTGCCGCGTCAGGTGGGGGCGACGTACAAAACGCTCTGGACGAAGGTCAAGCAGGCGAAAGCCGCACGGGAGCGTAACCCCAAAGCCCGCAGGTACAAGGGCCTGGACAACGCGCCCAGGTTCGTCAGCCGTACCCTGAGCTATCAGTACCAGCGCGACTACTCGTTCAAGAAGGGCCAGCAGGTGAGTATCTCTACGCTGGCAGGCCGTCTGGTGCTGCCCTACGAGGGCTACGCCAGGCACCTTGAGTACATCGCCTCTGGAGGCGCTGAAATCAGGGCAGGGAAGCTCTGGTACGACAAGCGAAAGAAGCAATACTTCCTGCTCGTTCCGATGGAGATTGAGCTTCCCGAACCTGACCCCATGACCCACAAGCAGGTGGTGGGTGTGGACGTGGGGATGCGGTATTTCGCCGTTGCATCGAATACCTCCAACAAGGCCCTCTTCAAGTCGGGCAAAGCCACTCTGCGGAAAGCAGAGCGGTTCCAGAAGGCCCGCAAGTCGCTTCAGCAAAAAGGCACCCGTTCCGCAGTCCGCCGTCTGGTGGCGCTGTCGGGCCGGGAAAGACGGTTTATTGCTGACACCAATAGTTCTCTTGCCTCTGAAATCCTGAAAACCTACCCCCATGCATTCATCGGCGTCGAGGAACTGACCGGAGTCCGCAACCGTACCGAACGGCGCAGTCGCAAGGGCAGTTCCGAGAAAACGAGAAAGGCCAACCGGCGTCGGGCAAAGTGGAGCTACGCCGAGTTGCTGGGTTTCCTGGCGTACAAAGCGCCGCTGCACGGCAGCATGGTGGTGAAGGTGGACGCGCACTACACCTCGCAGACGTGTTCCCGTTGCGGGCATTGCTCCAAAGGCAACCGCCCCAATTCCGGGTTGATGTTTGTCTGCCAGTCGTGCGGGTATCATCTGCACTCCGATTTGATGGGGGCCAGGAACACAGGACTCAGGGCATTGCTTGTTCGGCAGGACTGGGCAAGCACGGGGTGTTTGTCATGCACCCCTGATGTGTCGGACGCTGAAACCAAAGCCGCTCGCCTTTCGAGGTACGCGGAGTTGCGGTGGAGTCCAGACACAAGCCCCCGCCTTTAGGCGTGGGGTCATGACGCGTATCCTGACCGCATGACCGACGCGCCATTCCCTCCCGCTGGGGACGACACCTTGCCCCTGGACTCCCCCAGAGTCGCGCCGAACTTCATCACCGAGATCATCGAGCGTGACCTGCAAGCGGGCAAGTACCGGGAGATCGTGACGCGTTTTCCCCCCGAGCCGAGCGGCTACGCGCACCTCGGGCACATCTTCGCGTCGTTTCTCGACTTCCAGACGGCGCGGCAGTACGGCGGGCGCTACCACCTGCGGATGGACGACACCAACCCCGAACTCGCCACCCAGGAGTACGTGGACGCCATCGCCGACGACCTGAGATGGCTCGGCTGGGACTGGGGCGAGCACTTCTACTACGCGTCGGACAATTTCGAGAAATATTACGAGTACGCCGAACAACTCGTGCGGCAGGGCGACGCCTACGTGGACAGCGTGCCGCACGAGGAGATGGTGCGGCTGCGCGGCGACGCGAAAACGCCCGGCAGCCCCAGCCCCTACCGCGCCCGCAGCGTCGAGGAAAACCTGGACCTGCTGCGGCGGATGAAGGCGGGCGAGTTTCCGGACGGCGCACACGTGCTGCGCGCCAAGATCGACCTCGCCTCCCCCAACATGAAGCTGCGCGACCCGGTGCTCTACCGCATCCTGCGCGGCGACCACTATCGCCAGGGCCGGGCGTGGTGCATCTACCCGATGTACGATTTTCAGCACCCGCTGCAAGACGCGCTCGAAGGCGTGACGCACTCGCTGTGCAGCCTGGAATTCGTGGACAACCGCGCAATCTACGACTGGCTGATGGAGCGGCTGGCCTTTTCACCCCGCCCCCACCAGTACGAGTTCGGGCGCCGGGGGCTGGAGTACACCGTCACGAGCAAACGCAAACTGCGCCGGCTGGTGCAGGAGGGTAAGGTCACGGGCTGGGACGATCCCCGGATGCCCACCCTGCGCGCCCAGCGCCGACTGGGGGTCACGCCGGAGGCGGTTCGGCGCTTCGCCGCCCAGATCGGGGTGAGCCGCACCAACCGCACCGTGGACATAGCGGTGTACGAGAACGCCGTGCGCGACGACCTCAACTGGCGGGCGCCGCGTGTGATGGCGGTCCTCGACCCGGTGCGGGTGACGCTCGGCAATCTGGACGCCGCGCAAACCCTCGCCCTCCCCTACTGGCCGCATGACGTGGTGCGCGACTCGTCGGACGGCCTCGTCGGCCTGCCGGACGGGCGCCGGGTGAGCGCCGAGGAGGCGGTACGGGCCGTGCCGCTCACCCACGAGCTCTACATCGAGCGCGAGGATTTTCACCCCGCGC
The nucleotide sequence above comes from Deinococcus reticulitermitis. Encoded proteins:
- a CDS encoding glutamine--tRNA ligase/YqeY domain fusion protein, with the protein product MTDAPFPPAGDDTLPLDSPRVAPNFITEIIERDLQAGKYREIVTRFPPEPSGYAHLGHIFASFLDFQTARQYGGRYHLRMDDTNPELATQEYVDAIADDLRWLGWDWGEHFYYASDNFEKYYEYAEQLVRQGDAYVDSVPHEEMVRLRGDAKTPGSPSPYRARSVEENLDLLRRMKAGEFPDGAHVLRAKIDLASPNMKLRDPVLYRILRGDHYRQGRAWCIYPMYDFQHPLQDALEGVTHSLCSLEFVDNRAIYDWLMERLAFSPRPHQYEFGRRGLEYTVTSKRKLRRLVQEGKVTGWDDPRMPTLRAQRRLGVTPEAVRRFAAQIGVSRTNRTVDIAVYENAVRDDLNWRAPRVMAVLDPVRVTLGNLDAAQTLALPYWPHDVVRDSSDGLVGLPDGRRVSAEEAVRAVPLTHELYIEREDFHPAPPKGYKRLTPGGTVRLRGAGIIRADRFETDEQGQVSHIHATLLGEDAKAGGVIHWVSAEHALSAEFRLYDRLFRVPNPEGEHPEDPQSELMTPDFDPEQMSHENEAAPLSPGFMRYLNPHSLRVTRGFVEPSVAADPPDTRYQFERQGYFWRDPVDSREDALVFGRIITLKDTWAKEVQKSEATRPAQKPAQPRGEGQPRAETPGKAPPLTPEQEAEVARLTKLGAAEADARTIARDAALLAFVGEAAQDATFGQVASWTVNDLAAGLRAGHVQVRAADLAPLAAEVTAGRIPTRVARDALARAAASGEAPLDIIEREGLNAGLSGEDLQKAIQDVLDANPDKVDAYRGGKAALLGFFTGQVMRATGGKADPQALAAALKRALA
- a CDS encoding RNA-guided endonuclease InsQ/TnpB family protein; this encodes MKITLTAKLKLNHTREQKAALDAVTLSYRDALNYTSQVAFEMGKSSNQAKIQKEVYATLRERFGLGAQMACSVPRQVGATYKTLWTKVKQAKAARERNPKARRYKGLDNAPRFVSRTLSYQYQRDYSFKKGQQVSISTLAGRLVLPYEGYARHLEYIASGGAEIRAGKLWYDKRKKQYFLLVPMEIELPEPDPMTHKQVVGVDVGMRYFAVASNTSNKALFKSGKATLRKAERFQKARKSLQQKGTRSAVRRLVALSGRERRFIADTNSSLASEILKTYPHAFIGVEELTGVRNRTERRSRKGSSEKTRKANRRRAKWSYAELLGFLAYKAPLHGSMVVKVDAHYTSQTCSRCGHCSKGNRPNSGLMFVCQSCGYHLHSDLMGARNTGLRALLVRQDWASTGCLSCTPDVSDAETKAARLSRYAELRWSPDTSPRL